One genomic window of Desulfobacterales bacterium includes the following:
- the ureC gene encoding urease subunit alpha has product MTTISRRAYAEMFGPTIGDRVRLADTELWIEVEEDRTIYGDEVKFGGGKVIRDGMGQSQRLSRDAVDLVITNALILDHWGIVKADIGVKNGRITGIGKAGNPDVQPGVDIIIGPGTEAIAGEGSIITAGGIDAHIHFICPQQVEEALMSGITTMLGGGTGPATGTNATTCTPGPWNIQRMLQAAEELPMNLGFLGKGNASLPGPLEEQVRAGAMGLKLHEDWGTTPAAIDNCLTVAEAMDVQVAIHTDTLNESGFVEQTMAAFKGRTIHTYHTEGAGGGHAPDIIRACGKNNVLPSSTNPTRPYTINTVDEHLDMLMVCHHLDPKIAEDVAFAESRIRRETIAAEDILHDLGAFSMIASDSQAMGRVGEVIIRTWQTAHKMKTQRGSLGNDPAGHDNLRARRYIAKYTINPAISHGISHEVGSVEIGKLADLVLWKPPLFGVKPSLIIKGGMIAAAPMGDPNASIPSPQPVHYRPMFGALGRARTATSLSFLSKAAMDAGIAGKLGLNKGIGVVRGCRNITKKDMVLNDYLPIIEVDAQTYEVRADGELLTCEPAITLPMAQRYFLF; this is encoded by the coding sequence ATGACGACAATAAGCCGCCGGGCGTATGCGGAGATGTTCGGCCCAACCATTGGCGACCGGGTACGGCTGGCTGATACCGAACTGTGGATCGAGGTGGAGGAAGACCGCACCATCTACGGTGATGAGGTAAAATTCGGCGGCGGCAAGGTCATCCGCGACGGCATGGGCCAGAGCCAGCGCCTGAGCAGGGATGCCGTGGACCTGGTGATCACCAATGCGCTGATCCTTGACCACTGGGGTATTGTCAAGGCCGACATCGGGGTTAAAAACGGGCGAATCACCGGCATCGGCAAGGCCGGCAACCCGGACGTGCAGCCCGGGGTGGACATTATTATCGGGCCGGGCACCGAGGCCATTGCCGGGGAAGGCTCGATCATCACTGCCGGCGGTATTGACGCCCATATCCATTTTATCTGTCCGCAGCAGGTGGAAGAGGCGTTGATGAGCGGCATCACCACCATGCTCGGCGGCGGCACCGGCCCGGCCACCGGCACCAATGCCACCACCTGTACCCCCGGCCCCTGGAACATCCAGCGCATGCTCCAGGCGGCCGAGGAATTGCCCATGAACCTCGGCTTCCTGGGCAAGGGTAATGCCAGCCTGCCGGGGCCATTGGAGGAACAGGTCCGGGCCGGGGCCATGGGCCTGAAACTGCACGAAGACTGGGGCACAACGCCGGCGGCGATTGACAACTGCCTGACCGTGGCCGAGGCCATGGATGTGCAGGTGGCCATTCATACCGACACCCTGAACGAATCCGGTTTTGTCGAGCAGACCATGGCCGCCTTCAAGGGTCGCACCATCCACACCTACCATACCGAGGGCGCCGGCGGCGGCCATGCCCCGGATATCATCCGGGCCTGCGGTAAAAACAATGTCCTGCCCTCATCCACCAACCCCACCAGGCCCTATACGATCAATACCGTGGACGAGCACCTGGACATGCTCATGGTCTGCCACCATCTGGATCCGAAAATCGCCGAAGACGTGGCCTTTGCCGAATCCCGTATTCGGCGGGAGACCATTGCCGCCGAGGATATCCTCCACGACCTTGGCGCATTCTCCATGATCGCCTCCGACTCCCAGGCCATGGGCCGGGTGGGCGAGGTGATCATCCGCACCTGGCAGACGGCCCATAAAATGAAGACCCAGCGCGGCAGCTTAGGCAATGACCCGGCCGGTCACGACAACCTGCGGGCCAGGCGTTACATTGCCAAATACACCATCAACCCGGCCATCTCCCACGGCATCAGCCACGAGGTCGGCTCGGTGGAAATCGGCAAACTGGCCGATCTGGTCCTGTGGAAGCCACCCCTTTTCGGAGTCAAGCCCAGCCTGATCATCAAGGGCGGGATGATTGCCGCGGCGCCCATGGGCGACCCCAATGCATCCATCCCCTCGCCGCAACCAGTGCACTACCGCCCCATGTTCGGCGCCTTGGGCCGGGCAAGAACCGCCACCTCGCTCAGTTTTCTCTCAAAGGCGGCCATGGATGCGGGTATTGCCGGCAAGCTCGGCCTGAACAAGGGGATCGGCGTGGTCAGGGGCTGCCGCAATATCACTAAAAAAGATATGGTGCTTAACGATTACCTGCCGATAATCGAGGTCGATGCGCAGACCTACGAGGTACGGGCCGACGGTGAACTGCTCACCTGTGAGCCGGCAATAACTCTGCCCATGGCCCAGCGCTATTTTCTTTTCTGA
- a CDS encoding urease subunit beta: protein MIPGEIITPAGEIEINQGRTCIRIDIANSGDRPIQVGSHYHFFETNPALLFDRDKTRGFRLNIAAGTAVRFEPGQSREVELVAYAGDRKVYGFNGAIMGQLEETR, encoded by the coding sequence ATGATACCAGGTGAAATCATCACCCCGGCAGGAGAAATTGAAATCAATCAAGGTCGCACCTGCATCAGGATCGACATCGCCAACAGCGGCGACCGTCCCATCCAGGTCGGCTCCCATTACCACTTCTTCGAGACCAACCCGGCCCTGCTTTTCGACCGGGACAAGACCCGTGGCTTCCGCCTCAACATCGCCGCCGGGACCGCGGTTCGCTTCGAGCCCGGCCAGAGCCGCGAGGTGGAGCTTGTCGCCTATGCGGGCGACCGCAAGGTATACGGCTTTAACGGCGCGATCATGGGTCAACTGGAGGAGACGCGATGA
- the ureA gene encoding urease subunit gamma, whose product MELTPREKDKLLLFTAGLVAERRKERGLKLNYPEAVAFISAAILEGARDGRSVAELMDYGRTLLGREDVMAGVAEMVDEVQVEATFPDGTKLVTVHNPIL is encoded by the coding sequence ATGGAACTGACACCAAGAGAAAAGGATAAACTGCTGCTGTTCACGGCCGGGCTTGTTGCCGAGCGGCGTAAAGAGCGCGGCCTGAAGCTCAACTATCCCGAAGCAGTGGCCTTTATCAGCGCCGCCATCCTGGAAGGGGCGCGGGACGGCAGGTCAGTGGCCGAACTCATGGATTACGGACGCACCCTGCTTGGCCGTGAAGATGTCATGGCGGGGGTCGCCGAAATGGTGGATGAGGTGCAGGTGGAGGCCACCTTCCCCGACGGCACCAAGTTGGTTACTGTCCATAATCCTATCCTATAG
- a CDS encoding urease accessory protein UreD yields MTATGTDSEQPQGWTARLELEYTARQERTVLARNRHSGPLVVQRPLYPEGRVCHTCILHPPGGVVGGDRLEIDVLAGQGTAALLTTPGATRFYRSAGRKAVQEQCITVHNGAMVEWFPQGNILFPGAEAMISTRIDLEPTAKFIGWEILCLGLPVNGRRFTGGRLLTSLVIRRDRSPLLIDRLRVEGEKDLDRCAGLRGFPVTATFVATNGKEDMLAPVRSLAPRGKEGLYGVTLVDDLLVARYLGRSTFAAQTLFTEIWTLLRPELAGRNACAPRIWAT; encoded by the coding sequence ATGACCGCGACCGGAACAGACAGCGAACAACCCCAAGGCTGGACCGCCCGCCTGGAACTGGAATATACCGCAAGGCAAGAGCGCACCGTTCTTGCCCGCAACCGCCACAGCGGCCCGCTTGTTGTCCAGCGTCCCCTCTATCCCGAGGGCCGGGTCTGCCACACCTGCATCCTCCATCCGCCCGGCGGGGTGGTCGGCGGCGACCGGCTGGAAATCGATGTCCTTGCCGGCCAGGGCACCGCGGCCCTGCTCACCACGCCCGGAGCGACCAGGTTTTACCGCTCCGCCGGCAGGAAGGCGGTGCAGGAACAATGTATTACCGTGCACAACGGGGCAATGGTCGAATGGTTTCCCCAGGGCAACATTCTCTTTCCCGGCGCCGAGGCAATGATCAGCACCCGAATCGATCTTGAGCCCACGGCAAAATTCATCGGCTGGGAGATTCTCTGTCTGGGCCTGCCGGTTAACGGCCGGCGTTTTACCGGCGGCAGGCTGTTGACAAGCCTGGTCATCCGTCGCGACAGGAGTCCCCTGCTGATAGACCGGCTTCGAGTGGAAGGCGAAAAAGACCTGGATCGATGCGCCGGGCTGCGTGGTTTTCCGGTAACCGCTACCTTTGTCGCCACCAATGGCAAGGAGGATATGCTGGCGCCCGTGCGCAGTCTTGCGCCCCGGGGAAAAGAGGGCCTGTACGGGGTGACCCTGGTTGACGACTTGCTGGTGGCCAGATACCTTGGCCGGTCAACCTTTGCGGCCCAGACCCTGTTCACGGAAATCTGGACCTTGCTGCGGCCGGAACTCGCCGGAAGAAACGCCTGTGCGCCGCGCATCTGGGCAACTTGA
- the urtE gene encoding urea ABC transporter ATP-binding subunit UrtE — MLRIERLNQYYGESHTLWDIDLAAPKGQCTCLMGRNGVGKTTLLDSIMGLLPVRSGRITLAGKDITRLPAERRAGLGVGYVPQGRQIFPLLTVRENLEIGLAAGRTKRKKVPDLVFDLFPVLKEMLGRRGGDLSGGQQQQLAIGRALVLDPSLLILDEPTEGIQPNIVQEIGEIINKLKNEMGITVLLVEQKLPFARAVADGFAILDRGRSMATGAMDVLDDQLIRKYLTV; from the coding sequence ATGCTGCGGATCGAACGACTCAACCAGTACTACGGCGAGAGCCACACCCTCTGGGATATCGACCTGGCCGCGCCTAAAGGGCAATGCACCTGCCTGATGGGGAGAAACGGCGTGGGCAAGACCACCCTGCTCGATTCCATCATGGGACTGCTGCCCGTGCGTTCCGGCCGGATCACCCTTGCCGGCAAGGATATAACCAGACTGCCGGCGGAACGGCGGGCCGGTCTGGGCGTCGGCTATGTCCCCCAGGGGCGTCAGATTTTCCCCCTGCTCACCGTGCGGGAAAACCTGGAAATCGGCCTGGCCGCCGGACGCACCAAAAGAAAAAAAGTGCCGGACCTTGTCTTTGATCTCTTTCCCGTATTAAAAGAGATGCTGGGCCGGCGGGGCGGTGACCTGTCCGGCGGCCAGCAGCAGCAGCTGGCCATCGGTCGCGCCCTGGTGCTGGACCCCTCGTTGCTGATCCTGGATGAACCCACCGAGGGCATCCAGCCCAATATCGTGCAGGAGATCGGTGAAATCATCAACAAACTGAAAAACGAGATGGGCATAACCGTCCTGCTGGTGGAACAGAAACTACCCTTTGCCCGGGCCGTGGCCGACGGCTTTGCCATTCTGGACCGTGGCCGGTCAATGGCGACCGGAGCCATGGATGTGCTTGACGACCAGTTAATCCGCAAGTATCTCACCGTCTAA
- the urtD gene encoding urea ABC transporter ATP-binding protein UrtD: MTILEAVRSYGRRDQVFEFLMPDTPPDLDLTHGIILYLDGITVSFDGFKAIDDLNLYIEDGELRCIIGPNGAGKTTMMDIITGKTRPDSGSAWFGQQINLLKMDEPEIATAGIGRKFQKPTVFEHHPVIDNLELAMAGDKRVWTTLNARLSGEQRDRIDEIIHIIGLERQYNHRAGSLSHGQKQWLEIGMLLMQNPKLLLVDEPAAGMTHQEMERTAELLTSLAGTHSVIVVEHDMDFVRSIARKVTVLHQGSVLAEGSMDEIQNDQRVIEVYLGE; the protein is encoded by the coding sequence ATGACTATCCTTGAGGCAGTGCGCTCCTACGGGCGCCGTGACCAGGTTTTTGAGTTTCTCATGCCGGATACGCCGCCGGACCTTGACCTGACCCACGGGATAATCCTCTACCTTGATGGAATCACCGTAAGTTTTGACGGATTCAAGGCCATCGACGACCTCAATCTGTACATCGAAGACGGTGAACTGCGCTGCATCATCGGCCCCAACGGCGCCGGCAAGACCACGATGATGGACATCATTACCGGCAAAACCCGGCCGGACAGCGGCTCTGCCTGGTTCGGCCAGCAGATCAACCTGCTGAAAATGGATGAGCCGGAAATAGCAACCGCGGGTATCGGCCGGAAATTTCAAAAGCCAACGGTCTTTGAACACCATCCGGTGATTGACAATCTGGAGCTTGCCATGGCAGGCGACAAGCGGGTGTGGACAACGCTGAACGCCCGCTTAAGCGGCGAGCAACGCGACCGCATTGACGAGATCATCCACATCATCGGCCTGGAGCGGCAGTACAACCATCGGGCCGGCTCCCTCTCCCATGGCCAGAAGCAGTGGCTGGAGATCGGCATGTTGCTGATGCAGAACCCGAAACTGCTGCTGGTCGATGAACCGGCCGCCGGCATGACCCACCAGGAGATGGAGCGCACCGCCGAACTGCTGACCTCCCTGGCCGGAACCCACAGCGTCATCGTTGTTGAGCATGATATGGACTTTGTCCGTTCCATTGCCCGCAAGGTAACGGTATTGCATCAGGGCAGCGTGCTGGCCGAAGGCAGCATGGACGAAATACAAAACGACCAGCGGGTCATTGAGGTCTATCTCGGAGAATAA
- the urtC gene encoding urea ABC transporter permease subunit UrtC produces MIVLRLLRDDRGGALMLGLLVLATIVVPICNLLVPETSALHIPTYTMTLIGKYLCYALLAIAVDLVWGYLGILTLGHGAFFALGGYAMGMYLMRQIGSRGVYGNPVLPDFMVFLNWQQLPWFWQGSQWFWFAMLMVVLVPGLLALAFGWLAFRSRVTGVYLSIITQALTYALLLAFFRNEMGFGGNNGLTDFKDILGFSLQADTTRAGLFIASAIALGTGYLSCLYITRSRLGKLCTAIRDQEDRTRFIGFRVEHIKLWIFTFSAMLAGIAGALYVPQVGIINPGEFAPLASIEIVVWVAVGGRATLYGAVAGALMVNYAKSYLTAAMPDAWLFALGALFVLVTLLLPRGVTGLLRKKEVSR; encoded by the coding sequence ATGATCGTTCTCAGACTTCTCAGAGATGACCGCGGCGGAGCATTGATGCTCGGCCTGCTGGTCCTGGCAACCATTGTGGTGCCAATATGCAATCTGCTGGTACCCGAGACCAGTGCGCTGCATATCCCCACCTACACCATGACCCTGATCGGCAAGTACCTCTGCTACGCGCTGCTGGCCATTGCCGTGGACCTGGTCTGGGGCTACCTCGGCATTCTCACTCTCGGCCACGGCGCCTTCTTTGCCCTGGGCGGCTATGCCATGGGCATGTACCTGATGCGACAGATCGGCAGCCGCGGCGTATACGGCAATCCCGTGCTGCCCGACTTCATGGTCTTTCTCAACTGGCAGCAGCTGCCCTGGTTCTGGCAGGGCTCGCAGTGGTTCTGGTTCGCCATGCTCATGGTGGTGCTGGTACCGGGACTGCTGGCCCTGGCCTTTGGCTGGCTGGCCTTCCGCTCCCGGGTCACCGGGGTTTATCTGTCGATCATAACCCAGGCCCTGACCTATGCCCTGCTCCTGGCCTTTTTCCGTAATGAAATGGGGTTCGGCGGCAACAACGGCCTGACCGACTTCAAGGATATCCTGGGGTTTTCCCTGCAGGCCGATACCACCCGGGCCGGTCTGTTCATTGCCTCGGCCATCGCCCTTGGCACGGGATACCTGAGCTGCCTGTACATCACCCGCTCCCGGCTCGGCAAGCTGTGCACCGCAATCCGGGACCAGGAGGACCGGACCCGGTTCATCGGCTTTCGGGTGGAACATATCAAGTTGTGGATCTTCACCTTTTCCGCCATGCTGGCCGGGATTGCCGGGGCCCTGTATGTTCCCCAGGTCGGTATCATCAATCCCGGGGAATTTGCGCCGCTGGCCTCGATTGAGATCGTGGTCTGGGTGGCGGTGGGCGGCCGGGCAACCCTGTACGGCGCAGTGGCCGGGGCCCTGATGGTCAACTACGCCAAAAGCTATCTTACCGCCGCCATGCCGGATGCCTGGCTGTTTGCTCTCGGCGCCCTGTTTGTCCTGGTGACCCTGCTCCTGCCCAGGGGAGTGACCGGGCTGTTGCGAAAAAAAGAGGTGAGCCGATGA
- the urtB gene encoding urea ABC transporter permease subunit UrtB, with amino-acid sequence MNLPRHNQYPGMKVYFLLLLALFLMAGICHADQGETSFDEGIQLLLQKNFKQKESGIEKIATSGDQRAESILRALLDGKLYRIKKDNTLVYADIENSRATITSALTGEPLGSVKKRKLKKITINNSLRARLKGVQARINLGDPDPRVRAEAVNKLTVTLTIESSSILRELLKTETNSEVREALTTAMAIVGLRSRDNEQKLLALTRLQGSLSPAVRNELNRLISEEQDPAVAKKAKSVLSSIESKIAFYGLVEKIFFGLSLGSVLVLAAIGLAITFGVIGVINMAHGELIMLGAYTTYVIQQMLPGSISTALFLAIPAAFIVSGLAGIVIERTVIRFLYGRPLETLLATFGISLILQQAVRTIFSPLNRSVATPAWMSGSLQINPILSLTTNRLTILIFSVLVFAGLYLLLKKSAIGLQVRAVSQNRAMARAMGVRAARVDALTFGLGSGIAGIAGVALSQLTNVGPNLGQAYIIDSFMVVVFGGVGNLWGTLIGGLSLGVANKFLEPWAGAVLAKILILVFIILFIQKRPQGLFPQKGRAAG; translated from the coding sequence ATGAACCTGCCACGGCATAATCAATACCCCGGCATGAAGGTCTACTTCCTTCTCCTGCTCGCTCTTTTCCTGATGGCCGGGATCTGCCATGCCGACCAGGGCGAGACCTCTTTTGACGAGGGGATACAGCTTCTGCTCCAGAAAAATTTCAAGCAGAAGGAAAGCGGCATCGAAAAAATCGCAACAAGCGGCGACCAGCGGGCGGAATCGATTCTCCGGGCCCTGCTTGACGGAAAACTGTACCGGATAAAAAAGGATAACACCCTGGTCTATGCTGATATTGAAAATTCACGGGCAACCATTACCTCGGCCCTGACCGGAGAACCCCTGGGATCCGTAAAAAAAAGAAAACTTAAAAAAATAACCATCAACAACAGCTTGCGCGCCCGGCTTAAAGGGGTCCAGGCCAGAATCAATCTGGGCGATCCGGACCCAAGGGTGCGGGCCGAGGCGGTCAACAAGCTGACCGTAACCCTGACCATTGAGTCCTCCTCCATTCTTAGGGAACTTCTGAAAACGGAAACCAACAGCGAGGTTCGCGAGGCGTTGACAACCGCCATGGCCATCGTCGGTCTGCGCAGCCGCGACAACGAACAGAAACTGCTGGCCTTAACCAGGCTTCAGGGAAGTCTCAGCCCGGCGGTCCGCAATGAACTCAACCGCCTGATTTCCGAGGAACAGGATCCGGCTGTTGCCAAAAAGGCGAAATCGGTGCTGTCCTCCATTGAATCGAAGATCGCCTTTTACGGCCTGGTGGAAAAAATCTTCTTCGGCCTCAGCCTCGGCTCGGTGCTGGTACTTGCCGCGATCGGACTGGCCATCACCTTTGGGGTGATCGGGGTGATCAACATGGCCCACGGCGAGTTGATCATGCTGGGGGCCTATACTACCTACGTGATCCAGCAGATGCTTCCCGGCTCCATCAGTACTGCGCTTTTTCTCGCCATTCCGGCGGCCTTTATCGTCTCCGGCCTGGCCGGCATTGTCATTGAACGCACGGTCATCCGTTTTCTCTACGGCCGGCCCCTGGAGACCCTGCTGGCCACATTCGGCATCAGCCTGATCCTGCAGCAGGCGGTGCGCACCATCTTTTCGCCGCTTAACCGCAGTGTTGCCACCCCGGCCTGGATGAGCGGCTCGCTACAGATCAACCCGATCCTGTCACTGACCACCAACCGCCTAACTATTCTCATCTTTTCCGTACTGGTCTTTGCCGGGCTCTATCTCCTCCTTAAAAAAAGCGCCATCGGCCTGCAGGTCCGGGCAGTGTCACAGAACCGGGCCATGGCCAGGGCCATGGGAGTCCGGGCCGCCAGGGTGGACGCCCTGACCTTCGGCCTTGGTTCCGGCATCGCCGGGATCGCCGGCGTCGCCCTTTCCCAGCTCACCAACGTGGGGCCCAATCTCGGCCAGGCATACATTATCGACTCCTTCATGGTCGTGGTGTTCGGCGGGGTCGGCAACCTGTGGGGCACGCTGATCGGCGGCCTGTCGCTGGGGGTGGCCAACAAGTTTCTCGAACCCTGGGCCGGGGCCGTCCTGGCCAAGATCCTGATCCTGGTCTTCATCATCCTCTTTATCCAGAAACGTCCCCAGGGCTTGTTCCCGCAAAAGGGTCGCGCCGCGGGGTAA
- the urtA gene encoding urea ABC transporter substrate-binding protein, with protein sequence MKSRLLTLSLGCALTVGSLFGGQALAGDTIKVGVLHSLSGTMAISETTLKDTMLMLIDEQNKKGGLLGKKLEAVVVDPASDWPLFAEKARELIEKEKVAAVFGCWTSVSRKSVLPVFEELNSLLFYPVQYEGEESSKNVFYTGAAPNQQAIPAVDYLMNDMGVKRWVLAGTDYVYPRTTNKILEAYLKAKGVAAEDIMINYTPFGHSDWQSIVADIKKFGATGKKTAVVSTINGDANVPFYKELGNQGITADNIPVIAFSVGEEELSGIDTRPLVGHLAAWNYFMSVDSEINDTFIENWQKFIKSEQRVTNDPMEAHYIGFNMWIKAVEKAGTTDPAAVQDAIIGVTVPNLSGGYSAMMPNHHITKPVLIGEIQDDGQFEIVWQTAGMVAGDAWSDYLPGSKDLISDWRNPLSCGNYNVKTGKCSSQN encoded by the coding sequence ATGAAATCAAGACTGCTCACACTGTCACTGGGTTGCGCCCTAACGGTCGGATCCCTTTTTGGCGGCCAGGCCCTGGCCGGTGACACCATCAAGGTCGGGGTCTTGCACTCCCTGTCCGGCACCATGGCCATCAGTGAAACCACCTTGAAAGACACCATGCTGATGCTCATTGACGAGCAGAATAAAAAGGGTGGACTGCTGGGCAAGAAACTCGAGGCCGTGGTCGTCGATCCGGCTTCCGACTGGCCTCTCTTTGCCGAAAAGGCCCGTGAACTCATTGAAAAGGAAAAGGTGGCAGCGGTGTTTGGCTGCTGGACCTCGGTCTCCCGCAAATCCGTGCTCCCGGTCTTTGAAGAGCTTAACAGCCTGCTTTTTTATCCGGTACAGTATGAGGGTGAGGAATCGTCAAAAAATGTTTTCTACACCGGCGCCGCGCCGAACCAGCAGGCAATTCCCGCGGTTGACTATCTGATGAATGACATGGGAGTCAAGCGCTGGGTTCTGGCCGGTACTGATTATGTCTATCCCCGTACCACCAACAAGATCCTTGAGGCCTATCTCAAGGCCAAGGGCGTGGCTGCCGAGGATATCATGATCAACTACACCCCCTTTGGCCACTCCGACTGGCAGTCCATTGTCGCTGACATCAAAAAATTCGGCGCCACCGGCAAAAAGACGGCCGTGGTATCCACCATTAACGGCGACGCCAACGTGCCCTTTTACAAGGAACTGGGCAACCAGGGCATCACCGCCGACAACATCCCGGTCATTGCCTTTTCCGTGGGCGAAGAAGAGCTTTCCGGTATCGACACCAGACCCCTGGTCGGTCATCTTGCCGCCTGGAACTACTTCATGAGCGTGGACAGCGAGATCAACGACACCTTCATTGAAAACTGGCAGAAGTTCATTAAAAGCGAGCAACGGGTAACCAATGATCCCATGGAGGCCCATTACATCGGCTTCAACATGTGGATCAAGGCCGTTGAAAAGGCAGGGACCACCGACCCGGCCGCGGTCCAGGACGCCATTATCGGCGTGACAGTACCCAACCTGTCCGGCGGTTACTCCGCCATGATGCCCAACCACCACATCACCAAGCCCGTCCTGATCGGTGAGATCCAGGATGACGGCCAGTTCGAGATTGTCTGGCAGACCGCCGGCATGGTGGCCGGCGACGCCTGGTCCGACTATCTCCCAGGTTCCAAGGATCTGATTTCCGATTGGCGGAACCCGCTTTCCTGCGGCAACTATAACGTCAAGACCGGGAAGTGCTCCAGTCAGAACTAA
- a CDS encoding replication-associated recombination protein A, with amino-acid sequence MRPTSLTDFVGQEELLGRDRMLSRLIDQQQIPSLLLWGPPGSGKTTLARILARSTGADFVFFSAVMSGVKEVRAIVAQAQEQLEKNKKNTILFVDEIHRFNKAQQDGFLPHVESGLLTLIGATTENPSFQVIAPLLSRCRVLVLNPLAPENLKKILSRALIDRENGLGKLDIIANDQALDHLAAMADGDARRALNNLEIAASLARPRTDGEKPIITLDTVLEASQRTTLRYDMDGEEHYNLISALHKSLRDSDPDGALYWLARMLAAGEEPLYIARRMIRFASEDIGNADPRALNLAINCRDAYHTLGSPEGELALVQCVVYLATAPKSNALYMAYKKVRQEINQSGSLPVPLHLRNAPTGLMKKLDYGKGYQYAHDHADGLVLQEHLPGELNGQTFYHPTNRGYEAVIKERLIKWRRILRQRNPDSPKQT; translated from the coding sequence ATGCGGCCCACCTCGTTGACCGATTTCGTGGGTCAGGAGGAGCTGCTGGGCCGGGACCGGATGCTGAGCCGGCTCATTGACCAGCAGCAGATCCCGTCGCTGCTCCTCTGGGGGCCGCCGGGCTCGGGCAAGACCACCCTGGCCCGGATCCTGGCCAGAAGCACCGGGGCGGACTTTGTCTTTTTCTCGGCCGTGATGTCCGGGGTCAAGGAGGTGCGGGCGATCGTTGCCCAGGCCCAAGAGCAGCTGGAAAAAAATAAAAAAAACACCATCCTTTTTGTCGACGAAATCCACCGGTTCAACAAGGCGCAGCAGGACGGCTTTCTGCCCCACGTGGAAAGCGGGCTCCTGACCCTGATCGGCGCCACCACCGAGAACCCCTCCTTCCAGGTAATCGCCCCGCTGCTCTCCCGCTGCCGGGTCCTGGTACTGAACCCCCTTGCCCCGGAAAACTTAAAAAAAATCCTCTCCCGGGCGCTGATCGACCGGGAAAACGGGCTGGGCAAACTCGATATCATTGCCAACGACCAGGCCCTGGACCACCTGGCGGCCATGGCCGACGGCGATGCCCGCCGGGCCCTGAACAACCTGGAGATCGCCGCCAGCCTGGCCCGGCCCCGGACCGATGGAGAAAAACCGATCATCACCCTGGACACGGTCCTGGAGGCCAGTCAGCGCACCACCCTGCGCTACGACATGGACGGCGAGGAGCATTACAACCTGATCTCGGCCCTGCACAAGAGCCTGCGGGACAGCGACCCGGACGGAGCCCTCTACTGGCTGGCGCGGATGCTGGCCGCGGGCGAGGAACCGCTCTACATCGCCCGGCGGATGATCCGTTTTGCCTCGGAGGATATCGGCAATGCCGATCCCCGGGCACTCAACCTGGCGATCAACTGCCGGGACGCCTATCACACCCTGGGTTCGCCGGAAGGGGAACTGGCCCTGGTCCAGTGCGTGGTCTACCTGGCAACCGCCCCTAAAAGCAATGCCCTCTACATGGCCTATAAAAAGGTGCGCCAGGAGATCAACCAAAGCGGCAGCCTGCCGGTGCCGCTCCATCTGCGCAACGCCCCCACCGGCTTGATGAAGAAACTGGACTACGGCAAGGGATATCAATATGCCCACGACCATGCCGACGGCCTGGTCCTGCAGGAACACCTGCCCGGGGAACTGAACGGACAGACCTTTTATCACCCCACCAACCGGGGCTACGAGGCGGTGATCAAGGAGCGGCTGATCAAGTGGCGCCGGATTCTGCGCCAACGTAACCCTGACTCCCCAAAACAGACCTGA
- a CDS encoding type II toxin-antitoxin system VapC family toxin — protein sequence MVIVDSCGWLEWFSDGSLADHYQQYLEDPEEILVPAIILYEVYKILKREVGEEKALFAAGHMKNSQLIPFDETLALAAADLALRHGLAMADAIIVAVARSFACEIITSDADLRQLPNVIFIPKE from the coding sequence ATGGTTATCGTTGATTCCTGCGGCTGGCTGGAGTGGTTTTCCGATGGGAGCCTTGCCGACCACTACCAACAGTATCTGGAAGATCCGGAGGAAATTCTGGTTCCCGCCATAATCCTCTACGAGGTATACAAGATTCTGAAACGGGAAGTCGGAGAGGAAAAGGCCCTGTTTGCAGCCGGGCATATGAAAAACTCGCAACTGATACCTTTTGACGAAACCCTTGCCCTGGCGGCCGCGGACCTGGCCCTGCGGCACGGTCTTGCCATGGCGGATGCGATTATTGTTGCCGTGGCGCGATCCTTTGCCTGCGAGATCATCACCTCTGACGCGGATCTCAGGCAGTTACCCAACGTGATTTTCATCCCCAAGGAGTGA